From the genome of Lotus japonicus ecotype B-129 chromosome 6, LjGifu_v1.2, one region includes:
- the LOC130724910 gene encoding thaumatin-like protein — protein MAPSFHHFVFLSILVSISLTNGTQLIIVNNCKESVWPGILGNAGLPSPKDGGFHLASGEEVVLQVPEGWAGRIWGRQGCCFDEQTGKGSCQTGDCGGLLKCRGIGGVPPATLVEMTLGTSQSPLHFYDVSLVEGFNLPVSMRPVGGGGGCGVAACEEDLNVCCPASLIVERQGKVVGCKSACLAARSDRYCCTGEFANPKTCKPTVFSRLFKTVCPHAYSYPYDDAAGLKTCNKASRYVITFCPPQ, from the exons ATGGCTCCTTCTTTCCATCACTTCGTTTTCCTCTCCATTCTAGTCTCCATCTCACTAACCA ATGGAACACAGCTTATAATAGTGAACAACTGCAAAGAGAGTGTGTGGCCTGGAATTCTTGGCAATGCAGGGCTCCCTTCTCCGAAAGACGGCGGTTTTCACCTCGCGAGCGGCGAAGAGGTTGTTCTCCAAGTCCCTGAGGGCTGGGCAGGGAGAATCTGGGGCAGACAAGGGTGCTGCTTTGATGAACAAACAGGAAAAGGCTCTTGCCAAACAGGAGATTGTGGAGGCCTCTTGAAATGCAGGGGAATTGGTGGAGTCCCCCCTGCTACCCTTGTGGAAATGACCCTTGGAACTTCTCAGTCACCGTTGCATTTCTATGATGTTAGCTTGGTTGAAGGGTTTAACCTTCCGGTGTCCATGAGGCCtgttggcggcggtggcg GGTGCGGTGTTGCGGCGTGTGAGGAAGACTTGAATGTTTGTTGCCCTGCTTCACTGATTGTGGAGAGGCAGGGGAAGGTGGTGGGGTGCAAGAGTGCTTGTTTAGCTGCAAGATCAGATAGGTATTGCTGCACTGGGGAGTTTGCTAACCCAAAAACCTGCAAGCCAACAGTGTTTTCTCGTCTCTTCAAGACTGTTTGCCCTCATGCTTATAGCTACCCTTATGATGATGCAGCAGGGCTTAAGACTTGTAACAAGGCATCTCGTTATGTCATCACATTTTGCCCTCCACAATGA
- the LOC130724909 gene encoding protein FAR1-RELATED SEQUENCE 5-like gives MHAFKLGFSVRKGRTLYHDNEKKNIRLKDFYCSKQGFKNNEPSGEVAYERADCKAMVRCNVSKDGEWKITKLVVDHNHDFVPPEQRHLLRSMRKVTEAKGGIIKLMVSAGIKVKNIWSYLGEEVGGYDKVGITMKDMHNYVYVEKMKSIEAGDAQSLVNELQNRQAQDSMFYYSVQLDQESRLTNVIH, from the coding sequence ATGCATGCTTTCAAATTGGGTTTTAGTGTAAGAAAAGGGAGGACGTTGTATCATGACAATGAGAAAAAGAATATACGTTTGAAAGACTTTTATTGTTCTAAACAAGGGTTTAAGAACAACGAACCTAGTGGTGAAGTAGCTTATGAAAGAGCAGATTGCAAAGCCATGGTGCGATGTAATGTGAGCAAGGATGGAGAATGGAAAATTACAAAGTTGGTAGTGGATCACAACCATGACTTTGTGCCACCTGAGCAAAGACATTTGTTACGCTCTATGAGAAAAGTGACAGAAGCTAAAGGAGGTATCATAAAGTTGATGGTGAGTGCCGGtataaaagttaaaaatatttgGAGCTACTTAGGGGAAGAGGTTGGTGGGTATGATAAGGTAGGCATAACAATGAAAGATATGCATAATTATGTCTATGTTGAAAAGATGAAATCAATTGAAGCTGGAGATGCCCAATCTTTAGTGAATGAGTTGCAAAATAGGCAAGCACAAGATTCCATGTTCTACTATAGTGTGCAGTTAGATCAAGAATCACGTTTGACCAATGTCATTCACTAG